In the genome of Neodiprion pinetum isolate iyNeoPine1 chromosome 2, iyNeoPine1.2, whole genome shotgun sequence, one region contains:
- the Abl gene encoding tyrosine-protein kinase Abl isoform X1: MGAQQTKDRVIPTGSAVRQTRKQPRNPKESRLIGSNIFTEHSDLTLLVLRQDVTDDHTFSEALLQSRPLPHIPALPEGDPPSGSSSQSLSQQSSLQQHSSVTTTGLLEAANRWTSKENLLAQEEDDPQLFVALYDFQAGGENQLSLKKGEQVRISSYNKSGEWCEAHSSTGQVGWVPSNYVTPVNSLEKHSWYHGRISRNAAEYLLSSGINGSFLVRESESSPGQRSISLRYEGRVYHYRINEDSEGKMFVTTESKFNTLAELVHHHSMLADGLITQLLYPAPKRNKPTVFPLSPEPDEWEINRTDIVMKHKLGGGQYGDVYEALWKRYNMTVAVKTLKEDTMALKDFLEEAAIMKEMKHRNLVQLIGVCTREPPFYIITEFMSKGNLLDYLRNESKHQINAVALMHMATQIASGMSYLESRNFIHRDLAARNCLVGENHLVKVADFGLARLMRDDTYTAHAGAKFPIKWTAPEGLAYNKFSTKSDVWAFGILLWEIATYGMSPYPGVDLTDVYHMLEKGYRMECPPGCPPKVYELMRQCWKWSASERPSFKEIHHSLENMFQESSITEEVEKQLQGGGEIPLLSYKKSQTGSTGNIHGLVLVTDQLSSSSLIQDNTSVNKLSTFMGGLSSKSNSNIVQMRRSTNKKGKQAPAPPKRTRYIETPLILLSSCSSFRDSAYQEQDQQNTELGTVTLDDGTDLNGIDKIFEGITRDLVTMATQSITTGGCEADDDGDGSQETAEHNYVPQPSTSPEPLTNAQSNQKQIKTRLYPSKDTLPQKLVQVGALEVQNVKRAINRYGTLPKGARIGAYLESLRQSGIPSNQEGVVASTALATSIEQHEIANSLDTPQHRSLSPRQNNLRNQPQMTRSNSSSGVVSTYQPPSSPRSRAVTARKTNSEGVGFRTFRAPNTSTFRTASPSRAVQPTLADLEFPPPPLDLPPPPCDMFSTSNPCDLLPPVSASPGSDTSHAKIAGSPIGIRKANNERKSKDDSNEDPDERNNDVRNTEPSVREASSRFGVSLRRREPSSDLGSNAGKPAEEKKGTFKTKESSSFKMEAISSISPPEEAPPPPPPPPPLPLAEDSVDTFISKPGMKEMLELKLINEIKQSADMKYGNPTKKTNNPNNSSSAPLDPASQLLSELCASFSMDTNRQNLQNEYATTTPKNVEAPGSVHERVVNSRSSTEKYGTYKDTRVSSPITEGILNAGNVGFKLKKVDKRSNSQKDEVVEGQIIDFKARLRKVDNADKSDEKSKRSDEMGGSMLVESVAESITDDQMDDKRRSTGSISSLKKLWENKEASGDNQALSPKLSTKGGSRQDIDPGEDSPEDHSAASTRSSTSKGDPRVWPPTSSTDIEKPVVPAKPAKPLVSTSKHFGSSIYATPNCNKFSLPSEEETCKQSNDSKSVKNNVLEISNAIESSILNLKGSPTIVIANWLQLSDKVGLLHGKCANLTDIVIAPQARFQFRDLLTRLELQARQLRAAGTRNVTENSRLLGEVQNTIKDVLNTVQR, translated from the exons ATGGGTGCTCAACAGACTAAGGATAGAGTGATTCCCACCGGGTCTGCCGTACGACAAACTCGGAAACAGCCCAGAAACCCGAAGGAATCCAGGCTCATTGGATCGAACATTTTTACGGAACACAGCG ATCTAACATTGCTTGTCTTGAGGCAAGATGTGACTGATGATCATACATTTTCAGAGGCATTACTACAGAGTAGACCTCTACCTCATATACCAGCCTTACCTGAAGGAGATCCACCTAGCGGTTCAAGTTCTCAATCACTTTCCCAACAGTCCAGCCTGCAGCAGCATAGTAGCGTCACTACTACAGGACTTCTGGAAGCTGCTAATCG ATGGACAAGCAAAGAAAATCTTCTGGCTCAAGAAGAAGATGATCCGCAATTATTTGTAGCGTTATATGACTTCCAAGCTGGTGGTGAAAATCAACTTAGCCTTAAAAAAG gGGAACAAGTTCGTATATCAAGTTACAACAAGAGTGGAGAATGGTGCGAAGCCCACTCCAGTACAGGCCAAGTTGGCTGGGTTCCTTCAAATTACGTAACCCCCGTGAATTCGCTGGAAAAACATTCGTGGTACCATGGGCGAATATCAAGAAATGCTGCAGAGTATCTGCTCAGTTCGGGTATAAACGGAAGTTTCTTAGTTAGAGAATCAGAGAGCAGTCCTGGGCAACGAAGTATTTCATTACGATATGAAGGGCGCGTTTATCATTACAGAATAAATGAAGACAGTGAAGGAAAG ATGTTTGTTACAACGGAGAGTAAATTCAATACGTTAGCTGAGTTAGTTCATCATCATTCCATGCTGGCCGATGGTCTGATTACTCAGCTACTTTATCCAGCCCCCAAGCGCAACAAACCTACCGTTTTCCCACTAAGTCCAG aacCAGACGAGTGGGAAATTAATCGGACAGACATAGTAATGAAGCATAAATTAGGCGGGGGCCAATATGGCGATGTATACGAGGCATTATGGAAAAGATATAACATGACAGTCGCAGTGAAAACGCTGAAG GAGGACACAATGGCATTGAAAGACTTTTTGGAAGAAGCGGCGATAATGAAAGAGATGAAACATCGAAACTTGGTACAGTTGATAGGCGTCTGTACGCGAGAGCCCCcattttatataattactGAATTTATGAGCAAGGGAAACCTTCTCGACTATTTACGAAACGAGAGTAAACACCAAATCAATGCTGTTGCCCTAATGCACATGGCTACACAGATAGCCAGCGGTATGAGCTACTTGGAAAGTAGGAACTTCATTCACAG GGATCTAGCTGCACGCAACTGCTTAGTTGGAGAAAATCATCTAGTGAAAGTTGCAGACTTCGGTTTAGCTCGACTTATGAGAGACGACACTTATACAGCCCATGCAGGTGCGAAATTCCCGATTAAATGGACTGCTCCAGAAGGATTAGCttacaacaaattttcaacaaaa TCAGACGTGTGGGCTTTTGGAATATTACTGTGGGAAATAGCAACCTACGGAATGTCTCCATATCCAGGTGTCGATTTAACCGATGTTTACCACATGCTGGAAAAAGGCTATCGCATGGAATGTCCACCCGGCTGCCCACCGAAAGTGTACGAATTGATGAGGCAGTGCTGGAAATGGTCTGCTTCGGAACGTCCATCTTTTAAGGAGATACATCATTCTCTGGAAAATATGTTTCAAGAATCAAGCATTACAGAGG AGGTAGAGAAGCAGCTGCAAGGAGGCGGTGAAATCCCATTACTTTCCTACAAAAAATCTCAGACTGGAAGTACCGGAAACATTCATGGACTGGTTCTTGTCACAGATCAATTATCTTCCTCAAGTTTGATTCAAG ATAATACGTCGGTCAACAAGCTAAGTACATTCATGGGAGGTTTGTCAAGCAAAAGTAATAGTAATATTGTACAAATGCGCCGTTCCACAAATAAAAAAGGGAAACAGGCACCAGCGCCGCCGAAACGCACCAGGTATATTGAAACGCCTCtgat CTTGTTGTCTTCGTGTAGTTCTTTTCGTGACTCAGCGTATCAAGAGCAAGATCAACAAAATACGGAGTTGGGGACAGTTACGCTTGATGACGGCACAGATCTAAATGGTATTGATAAGATTTTTGAAG GTATCACACGAGATCTTGTGACAATGGCTACACAGTCTATTACCACAGGAGGTTGTGAAGCAGACGATGATGGAGATGGATCACAGGAAACGGCGGAGCATAATTATGTTCCACAGCCATCAACCTCGCCAGAACCTTTAACCAACGCACAGAGCAAtcagaaacaaataaaaacacgACTGTACCCATCTAAGGACACCCTACCACAGAAG CTAGTGCAAGTAGGAGCTCTGGAGGTGCAAAATGTTAAAAGGGCAATTAATCGATACGGCACTTTACCTAAGGGTGCACGGATTGGGGCGTACTTGGAATCTCTGCGACAGAGCGGAATTCCATCAAATCAGGAAGGAGTCGTTGCGTCGACTGCTTTAGCTACATCGATCGAGCAGCATGAAATTGCTAATTCATTGGACACTCCTCAACATCGCTCACTCTCCCCACGCCAAAACAATTTACGCAATCAGCCACAAATGACTCGCAGCAATTCTTCCAGCGGTGTCGTTAGCACCTATCAGCCTCCCAGCTCTCCTCGGAGTAGGGCGGTTACAGCTCGTAAGACTAATTCTGAAGGTGTAGGTTTCAGAACATTTCGAGCCCCAAATACTTCTACTTTTAGAACTGCTAGTCCCTCAAGAGCAGTTCAACCAACACTTGCGGACTTGGAATTCCCACCGCCACCTTTAGATTTGCCACCACCGCCTTGCGACATGTTCAGCACAAGCAATCCTTGCGACTTATTACCACCAGTGAGCGCATCTCCCGGAAGTGACACGTCACACGCAAAAATAGCTGGTTCACCTATCGGTATAAGAAAAGCAAACAACGAGCGAAAATCTAAGGATGACTCGAACGAAGACCCCGATGAAAGAAATAACGACGTTAGGAATACAGAGCCGTCGGTGAGAGAAGCCAGCTCCAGATTTGGTGTCAGTTTGAGGCGCAGAGAGCCTTCTAGCGACCTAGGTTCCAATGCAGGCAAACCAGCGGAAGAGAAGAAAGGTACGTTTAAAACTAAAGAATCCTCTAGTTTCAAAATGGAAGCTATTAGTTCCATTTCCCCACCTGAAGAAGCGCCTcctccaccaccaccacctccacctcTTCCTTTGGCCGAAGATAGCGTTgatacattcatttcaaaGCCGGGAATGAAGGAAATGTTAGAACTAAAGTTAATCAACGAGATTAAACAAAGTGCAGACATGAAGTATGGTAATCCgacaaaaaaaactaacaatcCGAATAACTCGTCTTCGGCACCATTAGATCCTGCGTCTCAATTGCTTTCTGAACTATGTGCAAGTTTTAGCATGGACACCAACAGACAGAACCTACAGAACGAATACGCGACTACTACTCCAAAAAATGTTGAAGCACCAGGCAGTGTACACGAACGCGTAGTAAATTCGCGGAGTTCGACGGAAAAATATGGGACCTACAAGGACACGCGTGTATCGTCACCAATTACAGAGGGCATTTTGAACGCAGGAAATGTtggtttcaaattgaaaaaagttgacaaaaGAAGTAACTCTCAAAAGGACGAAGTTGTCGAAGGGCAGATAATTGATTTCAAAGCAAGACTGAGAAAAGTAGATAATGCTGATAAGTCTGATGAAAAGAGTAAACGTTCCGACGAAATGGGTGGGAGCATGTTGGTGGAATCTGTTGCAGAATCAATAACTGACGATCAAATGGATGACAAACGACGAAGTACTGGGAGCATAAGTAGTTTAAAGAAGTTGTGGGAAAACAAAGAAGCATCTGGCGATAATCAAGCGCTTAGTCCTAAATTGAGTACCAAGGGTGGTAGCAGGCAAGATATAGATCCTGGTGAGGATTCTCCTGAAGATCACAGTGCGGCTTCAACACGCAGTTCAACCAGCAAGGGAGACCCCAGAGTCTGGCCACCGACGTCATCAACAGACATTGAAAAACCTGTTGTTCCTGCCAAACCAGCAAAACCCTTGGTATCCACCAGCAAGCATTTCGGTTCTTCAATTTACGCAACAccaaattgtaataaattttcattacctTCCGAAGAGGAAACGTGCAAGCAAAGCAACGACTCTAAAAGTGTTAAGAATAATGTATTGGAAATATCAAACGCTATTGAATCCAGTATACTAAATTTAAAAGGAAGCCCGACTATTGTAATAGCCAATTGGCTACAACTTTCTGACAAAGTTGGACTTCTACACGGAAAATGTGCGAACCTTACCGATATTGTTATAGCACCGCAAGCAAGGTTTCAATTTCGTGACTTACTTACTCGGCTTGAATTACAAGCCAGGCAATTGAGAGCTGCTGGTACGCGAAACGTGACAGAGAATTCAAGACTTCTTGGTGAAGTACAGAACACGATAAAAGATGTACTGAACACAGTGCAAAGATAA
- the Abl gene encoding tyrosine-protein kinase Abl isoform X2 → MGAQQTKDRVIPTGSAVRQTRKQPRNPKESRLIGSNIFTEHSDLTLLVLRQDVTDDHTFSEALLQSRPLPHIPALPEGDPPSGSSSQSLSQQSSLQQHSSVTTTGLLEAANRWTSKENLLAQEEDDPQLFVALYDFQAGGENQLSLKKGEQVRISSYNKSGEWCEAHSSTGQVGWVPSNYVTPVNSLEKHSWYHGRISRNAAEYLLSSGINGSFLVRESESSPGQRSISLRYEGRVYHYRINEDSEGKMFVTTESKFNTLAELVHHHSMLADGLITQLLYPAPKRNKPTVFPLSPEPDEWEINRTDIVMKHKLGGGQYGDVYEALWKRYNMTVAVKTLKEDTMALKDFLEEAAIMKEMKHRNLVQLIGVCTREPPFYIITEFMSKGNLLDYLRNESKHQINAVALMHMATQIASGMSYLESRNFIHRDLAARNCLVGENHLVKVADFGLARLMRDDTYTAHAGAKFPIKWTAPEGLAYNKFSTKSDVWAFGILLWEIATYGMSPYPGVDLTDVYHMLEKGYRMECPPGCPPKVYELMRQCWKWSASERPSFKEIHHSLENMFQESSITEEVEKQLQGGGEIPLLSYKKSQTGSTGNIHGLVLVTDQLSSSSLIQDNTSVNKLSTFMGGLSSKSNSNIVQMRRSTNKKGKQAPAPPKRTSLLSSCSSFRDSAYQEQDQQNTELGTVTLDDGTDLNGIDKIFEGITRDLVTMATQSITTGGCEADDDGDGSQETAEHNYVPQPSTSPEPLTNAQSNQKQIKTRLYPSKDTLPQKLVQVGALEVQNVKRAINRYGTLPKGARIGAYLESLRQSGIPSNQEGVVASTALATSIEQHEIANSLDTPQHRSLSPRQNNLRNQPQMTRSNSSSGVVSTYQPPSSPRSRAVTARKTNSEGVGFRTFRAPNTSTFRTASPSRAVQPTLADLEFPPPPLDLPPPPCDMFSTSNPCDLLPPVSASPGSDTSHAKIAGSPIGIRKANNERKSKDDSNEDPDERNNDVRNTEPSVREASSRFGVSLRRREPSSDLGSNAGKPAEEKKGTFKTKESSSFKMEAISSISPPEEAPPPPPPPPPLPLAEDSVDTFISKPGMKEMLELKLINEIKQSADMKYGNPTKKTNNPNNSSSAPLDPASQLLSELCASFSMDTNRQNLQNEYATTTPKNVEAPGSVHERVVNSRSSTEKYGTYKDTRVSSPITEGILNAGNVGFKLKKVDKRSNSQKDEVVEGQIIDFKARLRKVDNADKSDEKSKRSDEMGGSMLVESVAESITDDQMDDKRRSTGSISSLKKLWENKEASGDNQALSPKLSTKGGSRQDIDPGEDSPEDHSAASTRSSTSKGDPRVWPPTSSTDIEKPVVPAKPAKPLVSTSKHFGSSIYATPNCNKFSLPSEEETCKQSNDSKSVKNNVLEISNAIESSILNLKGSPTIVIANWLQLSDKVGLLHGKCANLTDIVIAPQARFQFRDLLTRLELQARQLRAAGTRNVTENSRLLGEVQNTIKDVLNTVQR, encoded by the exons ATGGGTGCTCAACAGACTAAGGATAGAGTGATTCCCACCGGGTCTGCCGTACGACAAACTCGGAAACAGCCCAGAAACCCGAAGGAATCCAGGCTCATTGGATCGAACATTTTTACGGAACACAGCG ATCTAACATTGCTTGTCTTGAGGCAAGATGTGACTGATGATCATACATTTTCAGAGGCATTACTACAGAGTAGACCTCTACCTCATATACCAGCCTTACCTGAAGGAGATCCACCTAGCGGTTCAAGTTCTCAATCACTTTCCCAACAGTCCAGCCTGCAGCAGCATAGTAGCGTCACTACTACAGGACTTCTGGAAGCTGCTAATCG ATGGACAAGCAAAGAAAATCTTCTGGCTCAAGAAGAAGATGATCCGCAATTATTTGTAGCGTTATATGACTTCCAAGCTGGTGGTGAAAATCAACTTAGCCTTAAAAAAG gGGAACAAGTTCGTATATCAAGTTACAACAAGAGTGGAGAATGGTGCGAAGCCCACTCCAGTACAGGCCAAGTTGGCTGGGTTCCTTCAAATTACGTAACCCCCGTGAATTCGCTGGAAAAACATTCGTGGTACCATGGGCGAATATCAAGAAATGCTGCAGAGTATCTGCTCAGTTCGGGTATAAACGGAAGTTTCTTAGTTAGAGAATCAGAGAGCAGTCCTGGGCAACGAAGTATTTCATTACGATATGAAGGGCGCGTTTATCATTACAGAATAAATGAAGACAGTGAAGGAAAG ATGTTTGTTACAACGGAGAGTAAATTCAATACGTTAGCTGAGTTAGTTCATCATCATTCCATGCTGGCCGATGGTCTGATTACTCAGCTACTTTATCCAGCCCCCAAGCGCAACAAACCTACCGTTTTCCCACTAAGTCCAG aacCAGACGAGTGGGAAATTAATCGGACAGACATAGTAATGAAGCATAAATTAGGCGGGGGCCAATATGGCGATGTATACGAGGCATTATGGAAAAGATATAACATGACAGTCGCAGTGAAAACGCTGAAG GAGGACACAATGGCATTGAAAGACTTTTTGGAAGAAGCGGCGATAATGAAAGAGATGAAACATCGAAACTTGGTACAGTTGATAGGCGTCTGTACGCGAGAGCCCCcattttatataattactGAATTTATGAGCAAGGGAAACCTTCTCGACTATTTACGAAACGAGAGTAAACACCAAATCAATGCTGTTGCCCTAATGCACATGGCTACACAGATAGCCAGCGGTATGAGCTACTTGGAAAGTAGGAACTTCATTCACAG GGATCTAGCTGCACGCAACTGCTTAGTTGGAGAAAATCATCTAGTGAAAGTTGCAGACTTCGGTTTAGCTCGACTTATGAGAGACGACACTTATACAGCCCATGCAGGTGCGAAATTCCCGATTAAATGGACTGCTCCAGAAGGATTAGCttacaacaaattttcaacaaaa TCAGACGTGTGGGCTTTTGGAATATTACTGTGGGAAATAGCAACCTACGGAATGTCTCCATATCCAGGTGTCGATTTAACCGATGTTTACCACATGCTGGAAAAAGGCTATCGCATGGAATGTCCACCCGGCTGCCCACCGAAAGTGTACGAATTGATGAGGCAGTGCTGGAAATGGTCTGCTTCGGAACGTCCATCTTTTAAGGAGATACATCATTCTCTGGAAAATATGTTTCAAGAATCAAGCATTACAGAGG AGGTAGAGAAGCAGCTGCAAGGAGGCGGTGAAATCCCATTACTTTCCTACAAAAAATCTCAGACTGGAAGTACCGGAAACATTCATGGACTGGTTCTTGTCACAGATCAATTATCTTCCTCAAGTTTGATTCAAG ATAATACGTCGGTCAACAAGCTAAGTACATTCATGGGAGGTTTGTCAAGCAAAAGTAATAGTAATATTGTACAAATGCGCCGTTCCACAAATAAAAAAGGGAAACAGGCACCAGCGCCGCCGAAACGCACCAG CTTGTTGTCTTCGTGTAGTTCTTTTCGTGACTCAGCGTATCAAGAGCAAGATCAACAAAATACGGAGTTGGGGACAGTTACGCTTGATGACGGCACAGATCTAAATGGTATTGATAAGATTTTTGAAG GTATCACACGAGATCTTGTGACAATGGCTACACAGTCTATTACCACAGGAGGTTGTGAAGCAGACGATGATGGAGATGGATCACAGGAAACGGCGGAGCATAATTATGTTCCACAGCCATCAACCTCGCCAGAACCTTTAACCAACGCACAGAGCAAtcagaaacaaataaaaacacgACTGTACCCATCTAAGGACACCCTACCACAGAAG CTAGTGCAAGTAGGAGCTCTGGAGGTGCAAAATGTTAAAAGGGCAATTAATCGATACGGCACTTTACCTAAGGGTGCACGGATTGGGGCGTACTTGGAATCTCTGCGACAGAGCGGAATTCCATCAAATCAGGAAGGAGTCGTTGCGTCGACTGCTTTAGCTACATCGATCGAGCAGCATGAAATTGCTAATTCATTGGACACTCCTCAACATCGCTCACTCTCCCCACGCCAAAACAATTTACGCAATCAGCCACAAATGACTCGCAGCAATTCTTCCAGCGGTGTCGTTAGCACCTATCAGCCTCCCAGCTCTCCTCGGAGTAGGGCGGTTACAGCTCGTAAGACTAATTCTGAAGGTGTAGGTTTCAGAACATTTCGAGCCCCAAATACTTCTACTTTTAGAACTGCTAGTCCCTCAAGAGCAGTTCAACCAACACTTGCGGACTTGGAATTCCCACCGCCACCTTTAGATTTGCCACCACCGCCTTGCGACATGTTCAGCACAAGCAATCCTTGCGACTTATTACCACCAGTGAGCGCATCTCCCGGAAGTGACACGTCACACGCAAAAATAGCTGGTTCACCTATCGGTATAAGAAAAGCAAACAACGAGCGAAAATCTAAGGATGACTCGAACGAAGACCCCGATGAAAGAAATAACGACGTTAGGAATACAGAGCCGTCGGTGAGAGAAGCCAGCTCCAGATTTGGTGTCAGTTTGAGGCGCAGAGAGCCTTCTAGCGACCTAGGTTCCAATGCAGGCAAACCAGCGGAAGAGAAGAAAGGTACGTTTAAAACTAAAGAATCCTCTAGTTTCAAAATGGAAGCTATTAGTTCCATTTCCCCACCTGAAGAAGCGCCTcctccaccaccaccacctccacctcTTCCTTTGGCCGAAGATAGCGTTgatacattcatttcaaaGCCGGGAATGAAGGAAATGTTAGAACTAAAGTTAATCAACGAGATTAAACAAAGTGCAGACATGAAGTATGGTAATCCgacaaaaaaaactaacaatcCGAATAACTCGTCTTCGGCACCATTAGATCCTGCGTCTCAATTGCTTTCTGAACTATGTGCAAGTTTTAGCATGGACACCAACAGACAGAACCTACAGAACGAATACGCGACTACTACTCCAAAAAATGTTGAAGCACCAGGCAGTGTACACGAACGCGTAGTAAATTCGCGGAGTTCGACGGAAAAATATGGGACCTACAAGGACACGCGTGTATCGTCACCAATTACAGAGGGCATTTTGAACGCAGGAAATGTtggtttcaaattgaaaaaagttgacaaaaGAAGTAACTCTCAAAAGGACGAAGTTGTCGAAGGGCAGATAATTGATTTCAAAGCAAGACTGAGAAAAGTAGATAATGCTGATAAGTCTGATGAAAAGAGTAAACGTTCCGACGAAATGGGTGGGAGCATGTTGGTGGAATCTGTTGCAGAATCAATAACTGACGATCAAATGGATGACAAACGACGAAGTACTGGGAGCATAAGTAGTTTAAAGAAGTTGTGGGAAAACAAAGAAGCATCTGGCGATAATCAAGCGCTTAGTCCTAAATTGAGTACCAAGGGTGGTAGCAGGCAAGATATAGATCCTGGTGAGGATTCTCCTGAAGATCACAGTGCGGCTTCAACACGCAGTTCAACCAGCAAGGGAGACCCCAGAGTCTGGCCACCGACGTCATCAACAGACATTGAAAAACCTGTTGTTCCTGCCAAACCAGCAAAACCCTTGGTATCCACCAGCAAGCATTTCGGTTCTTCAATTTACGCAACAccaaattgtaataaattttcattacctTCCGAAGAGGAAACGTGCAAGCAAAGCAACGACTCTAAAAGTGTTAAGAATAATGTATTGGAAATATCAAACGCTATTGAATCCAGTATACTAAATTTAAAAGGAAGCCCGACTATTGTAATAGCCAATTGGCTACAACTTTCTGACAAAGTTGGACTTCTACACGGAAAATGTGCGAACCTTACCGATATTGTTATAGCACCGCAAGCAAGGTTTCAATTTCGTGACTTACTTACTCGGCTTGAATTACAAGCCAGGCAATTGAGAGCTGCTGGTACGCGAAACGTGACAGAGAATTCAAGACTTCTTGGTGAAGTACAGAACACGATAAAAGATGTACTGAACACAGTGCAAAGATAA